The uncultured Carboxylicivirga sp. genomic interval TTGTATAATTTAATTTCATATTCCTTTTTATGAATTTCTTGAGCTTGATTTTGAACTTGTTTCTCTTTTTCTGCCAGATGTAAATTTCTTTCCAGTTTTTGAACTTTCCATTTAACTTCTGTATTGATAATATCGTTTTTAGCAAGTTGATATTGCTCGTAACTATTTAACGCTAGCTCTGGTTTTTTTATTTTTTTATATAATTTATACTGCCTCTGATAATGGCGCTTTTTTAGTTCGGGAATAATCTCAATATCATTGATCATATCATTTGCTTTGAGAAAGTAGTTTTTGGCTTTTGAATATTCCTCCTTCTGAAAATAGTATCCTCCCATTAAGCTAATAGCATAAAACTTTCCATACATACTCTTCAACTTATCAAAAAGATTTAGTCCCTCATTAATGTTTATATATGCTTTATCTAATTCTGCCAGGTCAAGATATATTTCACCAATATTTGTTTTTGCTAATGCTTCATAGAAAGGAAGTTTGTTTTTTAATGCGATTTGTAGTGAGCGATTGTAGAACTCAATCGATTTTGAATATTTTCTTTTTGTATACAAGGCATATCCCATATTAGCATGCCATTCTGCAATATATCCAATGTATAAGACAGAATCTTTTAAATGTCCAGCTTGTTTTAGATATTCAATACCTTTATCAGCTTCGTCAACTTGAATTAAAATTTGAGCTATCATATTAAGTATAGAAAACTGCATATCATAATCGGCAACTAATTCACTTAATCGAAGTGCATCTTTATAATTTAAGAATGATTCATAGAGATTCCCTTGATTCTTTTTGACGATACCAAGGTTTAGTTTTGCCATCATTAATATATTGGTATATTCTCCATTCTTTATTAATTGCGATATGGTTGTATAACACGAATCTGCTTTGTTGTAGTTCCCAGCATCCATATATAAACCACCTTCTAATCCTGTTATTTGGGCATGGAAATACCTCTTGTGAGAGGTGTCTTTTAATAGGTTTAATTTATGATATAAATTTTGAATAAGAGATTTTGCTGTATCGGGCATACCCTTGAAATAGGCTAATTTATGCTTAAATATTAGGGATTCTATTTCACAACTGTCATTGTGATAATCATGATAGTGTTCAACTGCTTTATTTGCGTAGTAGTAGGCCGAATCAAGATCCGTATTAATATAAGTTTTAGCTTTTTTGAGATAGTTGAAATTTGTAGCGGCAGAGCAAATAATAGCATTAGTAAAAAACACTAAAGCAATACACAATTGAGGGATGGACATTATATATTGGTTAAAAGTTTGATGGAATAAATTTCTAATAATTAACCATTTAATTTATTGTTTTTGTTTTTTGTTTTGATGAATTTATTAATCATTAATATAAAATTACAATATTGTTTGATTAATAAATGAACTATAAATGTTTGTTGAATAATTAGTTGGTATAACGAAACGGTAGTTATGCGCTTTTTTTATCTTGTTTTTACAAACTTTATGCAATGTTGTTTGTGCTTGATACTTATTAAGCAAAAATAAATTCCGGTGTCAAACATATTGATATTAATGGTGGTTTGATTGTGTTCCTGTAATAAAAGGCAACCATTTGAATCGTATATTTCCACTAAGAGATTATCCGGAGTAATAGGGAGGCCAATATTTATAATATCATTGGCCGGATTTGGAAATATGGTTGGATAACTTTCTGAAAAGTTAGCTATGGTAATGCCAACACTCGAATCGCAATAGTTTGATCGTGGATTGTTTTCGCTGCCACAAGGCGAATTATACTTTGCTTCATCATATATTGGCACAGGGTTGTCGCTCCACAATAGGTTGGGTAATAATCCCATCTCAATTTGTTCAGTACTGCCGTTACCCAACGCAATTTGTTTGGCAGTAACATTACCAGTGAATGTGTAATCAGCCAAAGCATCCAGTAAACGAAAGGTTACATAATAGTCTAAGGCATCAAATTCAGCATTGTTGGTATATTGTACCGGTAGGGTATGATCAGCTTCGTAAACGTATCCGTTAATGGTTGATGAATAGGCTATCAAACAATCTTTATGAGACTTATCAATGGCGATGGCATTAAATATATCCATACCCATTCGATGATCGTTGGAAGTATCGTCATCATAAAGCACGGTTAAAAGATTACAGTCAGATGGATAGTTTTGTAACTCTTCCTGGCTAATTTCAAAAGAATACCAGGGAGCTGAGCAATACATAAAACGTCCGTTACTACCCCAGTTGAATTGAGTAAATAATTTGTAGGCGTTGGTGGGGGTAGCTCCGCCACCAAACGACTGTCCAAAGAAACCTACTCGGGTAGTATCGATGATAGAAGTGGCTGTTCGTGCAGTCTTGATAAAACCATCTCTTAACGTGGCATAACGCTCACTATTATCAACACCAATCGATTTATATGGAACAAATACAACTGCATATCCGCGAGAAGCCAAATGGCGTAGTGTTTCAATATGAAAAGCAGTGTCTACCGAAGCATATCCATGCGAGTAAAATATGGTAGGTACAGGTTTTGAAGTTGCTGTTGGATAGAAAACCGATATATCCCTGAGCGCCCAATAATCGTTGGTAATATTTAGTACCTCTACATTATACTCACCATTGGAGCCATATGCTTCCGTTATAGCTGGTATGGGCCCTTGATATTGTGCGCTGAGCTTGAAAAAGGTGGTGCTTAATACAAAAAGTATTAAATATTTCATAAACAGGTTTTGGCATAAATATAATGCTTTTTTAATACCAACCTGTAAGTTGTAATATGGCCGCTGTAATTACAGTAGTAATAGCAGCTACACCGATGGCTAAGCTACTTACAGCACCTTCGGTTTCGCCCATTTCAATGGCTTTGGTGGTGCCTAATACGTGGGCAGAAGTACCCAAAGTTAATCCTTTGGCAATGGGGTGAGTAATGCGTAGTACCTTATAGATTGTTTTAGCTATGGCGGCACCTAATAATCCGGTTATAATAATAGAAATAACGGTAATACCTTCGATAGCTCCAAGCGAGTTACTTACTGCAATTCCTATTGGGGTTGTAACCGAGTGGGGAATAAGCGATCGTTCGAGCAGTTCATTCAGATTAAATACACGGCACAATATAATTACCGATATAAAAGATGCAGCTACTCCACTGAAGATGCCTCCCAATATCGAAAACTTATGCTGTACCAGTAATTTGCGTTGACGATAGAGAGGCAGGGCCAACACTACTGTTACCGGCCCTAGAAAGGCATGGATAAAGCCCGCACCTTTAGTGTAATGCTCGTATGGAATATGAACTTGGGTAAGAACAATAATAATTAAAAAGGCACTTAATAATAATGGATTAATCCAATTCTGCTTTGTTTTTTTGCGGAGCCAAATACATCCGTAATATAAACCTAATGTAAGTAATATGCCAAAAAGGTGGGTGTTGGTGAGTGATTCAGTCATTTTTCTTGCTTTTGATTAAAAACTGAGTTGCCAAACTGGTTACAACCATCACAAATATGGTTGATAGAACAATGGTGCTTACTGTTGCAGCTAAATGTCCCTCCAAAAACTGGTACGATACCATTACACTTACGCCTGCCGGAATAAAGAAGAAAGGCATATTATCGAGCAAAAAAGTAGATGTTTCTGCAATGTGCTCTTCCTTAACAATCCCCAATAATAAAAGTGCCAATAAAATAAGCATTCCTATTATGCTTCCTGGTAGTGGTACTGATAATGTTTCGCTTATAAGCTCACCGGCAAAGTTGATGGCCAGTATGATAAATAGTTGCTTAAAAATTTTCATTCCCCGCAGTTAAAATCAGATAAACGGCAAAATTAATAGAATAATTTGATGGGAAGAAGATGAATGTATTTTAATTAATGATAGGTTGCTTTTTTGTTTACAAAAAGAAAACGGATGATAACCGTTGCTATCATCCGTTTTTACTAACCTAACCCAAATCTATGAAAAAAAATCTGATAGGTATTAAACAAGTTGTGTGCCAAAAAATGTTGGTAAATATTATTGTATGTTAATATATGTTTAGTTGATAATTTGTGGATAAAGTTGGCAAACGTATGCTAAAAACGTGTTTTAGTATATATTTATACGTTTTCTCTTTATCGTAATCATGGTGGTTGTTATCAAACACTAACAATTCTGAGCTCAGTTTTAGTTTGTGCAATACTCGTGCGCAAATAAATAGGTTTTAGAAACACTCAGGCATGGTAAAATTTCATTTATACCCCATTTGTATGTAGAATTCTACTATTGTAATAAAAAAGAATGTATATAGGAAATAGAATATTCAATAACAAAGTATGACAACTATTGAACTTCAAATAATTGTGCCTTAAATTGAATATATAAACTGAACAGATGAATGGGAATAGAGAATTCTACAACGAATTTAGAGCCATAATAGATCGATATGATCGTTATGAGGCCAATATGGAAAAATTTGTTCCTAAACTTATCGAAGGAAGTAGGGATATTATACTTCTTTTTTATCCCGAAAAATACGATAAAATTAAATGGGAGTCGCAGGCATTTATCGATTTTGCAGAAGACAGTTTCTCAGGTGTTGATATTATTTTAAATCACTATTTATATGGGTATGAAAAAACCGATGTTTTGGTTGAATGGTCTACAGAAATAAAGGCTTGGGTTCCTTGTGAAGAATGGCATAGCAAATGGTTGTCGTTAGCAAAAACAACAGAGTGCTGGATGAATATTCTAAAGTTGATACGTGATTCATATTTCGAAGCAGTTTATTATGGATGTTACCAAATGCATTTCTTTTTTTTATTTAAAAAACTGATTGTTGATTTTTATCCCGAATTAATTGATCTCTCATCGGAAGGATTCAGAGAGTTAAATACTTTTCTTGCTTATCAAGCACATTTACTACAAAAGCAGATATATACTGATTTTGTGGATTATAGATTTTGAAAGTTACCAAGATCATAGATTATAATCTACAAGGTTATTTGTACATCAAATAATAGATGATGATAACCTATACTAATATTGTATTTTGAAGGAAACTAAACTCCAACGGTGATTAAAATCTAGCGAAATTATTGTTGAGATTGTAATCAGAGTTGTTTTATTAAAAGCTTCTTTATTAAATTAGTACCTATAAAATATAGCTAATCGCCAATGTGTTTTTCTGCTGAAGTTAGTTTTGGAGCCAGTGCTGTAATATCTACTGTAGGAATAGTAGCACTTTTAAAAAATAAACAACAAGATAAAGTTTATTTTGCCATGATTCCTCTTATGTTTGGGGTACAGCAATTTTTTGAAGGATGGTTATGGATCTCGTTGGAGAATGATGGTTATAAGTATGTAGAATCAGTAGCTACAATTGGATTTTTAATTTTCGCTCAATTGATTTGGCCCGTTTGGGTGCCTCTCTCAACCTATAATCTTGAAAATAATCAAAATAGAAAAAAATGGATGCGTATAGCGCTTCTGGTAGGAATTACACTTTTTGTAATTTTAGGATATCGAATGTTAATGTACCCTGTTTCAGCTCAAATTGATGGACATCATGTTTTTTATCAGGTTGGGCATTTCCAAAGTACTAATTGGTGGAGTGGTATATTATATCTCTTACCAGCTGTAATTCCATTCGCTATTTCAAGCAACCATCAAATCAATTATCTGGGTGTTGCAATGCTTTTATTCTTTATTGTGGCAAAAGTATTTTATCTAAAATATATGATTTCGGTATGGTGTATGTTTGCTGCTGTATTGAGTATTTATATTGTTTTTATACTGAAAAAAGAGAGATGATATTAACCACAGATTATAAGTATTTGATTTAACTAAATGCCGGCAGAAGGGGAAAAGTTTACCAGTTGAATTGTTAAGCTGTTTATTTGTTGAATTGTCATCAACGCACTTTGCACTTGTTTCTATGCACCACAGAAACAAGCTATCAGCCATCAGCTATTAGCTTTCTTCAGTGTGCGGACTCCGAGCTTTGGTCAAAGCAAAAACCCAAAAAGGATGATAGCCTTTACTAACATCCTTTTTTGAAATAACCTAAACCCAAATCTATAAAAAAAATCTACTGGAATTGGTTATTCAACTCTTGTGCCAAAGTGGTGTTTAAGAATCTTATTGAGTGTTAATTAAAGTTGATTTGTGTAGCCTGCTCAATCAATTAATAGGAAATTGTAAATAATCATCTTTCCATATGGCTTGTTGAGTATGGCCATCGATATTACCACCCGAAAGTAGTATCATAATGCGTTTTTTGCTCTTTTGTTTTGTCAACCACTGATGGGCTGCTTCCATTGCCATAGCGCTGGTGGGTTCAATATGTACTTTTAAAAGATGCGTTAACCATTGTGTCCAATAAATAATTTTCGATTCTTCTACTTCATAAAAATCATCGAGTTGTTTCAGGTATTCAAAAGTAATATCTCCAACCGACATGGTCATAGCACCATCTGCAAGTGTTTGAGGTGTTTTTGCTAACTGTTGAATGCATCCCATACGAAGCGATTGGGCAGCGTCGTTAGCATTTAAAGGTTCAGCGCCAATTACTTGTGTTGATTGAGAAAAACCTTTGCTTGCAACTAAAGTGCCCGATAATAAACCGCCACCACCACAAGGTGCAAATAGGGCATTGATATTATCAACCTCCTGCAGTGCTTCTAAAGCAGCAGTACCTTGCCCTGCTATTACCTGCTCGTGATTAAAAGGATGAATCCAATAAGTTCCTTTCTCAAGTGATGCCTCTCGAACCTTTTCATCAGTAATTAATCGGTTCTCTGATAGAACAACCTCGGCCCCGTATGCTTTTGTTGCCTGTATTTTTACTTTTGAAGCATACGCAGGCATATAAATAGTTGCCGGAATGCCAAAACGATTTGCAGCATAACCTATTGCCTGTGCATGATTACCCGAACTATTTGCAATTATTTTGGATGGATGAATATTATTTTCGCGTAACCACGATAGGGTATTACAAGCACCTCGCACTTTAAATGCTCCAATCTTTTGAAAACATTCAGCCTTGAAATAAACTTCGTGTTGTAACCATTCGTTTAGTAATGTTGATTGTAAAATGGGTGTTCGATTAATAAAAAGATGGATGCGTTGTTGTGCTTGTCTTATATCTTCAATACTTAATGACATGATATCTATTTTGCAGTGAAGTTAAACATTATCCTAATAATCTAATCTGGTTACTTATTGTATAATAAACTAATAAGAAAAGGATGATAGTCGAAACTATCATCCTTTTTCCTCTAAACTCAATTACTCCCTAAATAAGGGTTCGAAATATTTTACTTATTGGTGTTAGTTTCTCCACCTGTACAGCTATCACTTACAATATTAAATACGTAAGTAAATCCAATCTCATCATTACCATCAACACTAATAAATTCTACCATAAACCCATTGGTCATTAATATCGATTGACCAACTTGTGTTATGTTAATTGTTTGAGTAACCGGTGTTTTATTCTTAACGGTTATCTCAATGTCTTCATCGTAACAAGGCATTGTGAAAGTAAAGGTTCCAATTTCAATTCGTCCATCTTCACCAAGGGCTGGTTCTGAAGTTGATTCAAATTTTATACCACCGTTTTCAACTAAAACTTTATATTCAAAACCATTATCAGTGTATGCTCCTTCATAGTCTTCAATGTTATCACAATCAAGTTTAAACATTATATAGCTTAATGCACCAGAGTTACCAACAACAGAACATTCGTCTAAACACCAACAGTCGGGTAGAGGCACTTCCAAATTATAAATATATTCAGGTAACACTCCTGTTGGTAAATCTGGTAAATCTTCAATAAATGCCAAATCATCGGGAGTTAAACCTGTACCATTAGTAATTTTCCATACCATTTCTTGTAGTTTATCTTTAATGGTTTCATAATTATAGCCTTCTTTTGGATAAGCTACATAGTGCTCGTAATTAACCATTTTAAACTGAAGTAGGTTTACTAAGTATAACATAGCTGGTGAAGTGGTAACTCCCAATAGTTCGTATGAAGCACTTGGATCTGAACCTTCCATGCCATTATTTAAGCAGTAAAGGTACAGAACAAAGGTTTTTGTTGTATTGGGCGGTACACATACATTAACCGGTGATAACAAAATAGCATTTTGATATCCATCTAAATTAACTACAAATACTGTACCTGCTCTAAACCAAGCAGAACGGCATTCTTCCTTATTGGTATTGGTAATGGTTAATTCAATCATCACTTGATCTCCAGAACCCTGAGCCGAACCAACAATAATTAAATCACTTGTTGATTTAAGTAGTGAAGAAGTAGAAAATTTACTTACACCTGTCATATCACCAAAGGTAAGATCCTGATGGAAACTGTAGGCTTTTGTTTGTAATTCACCTTCAGTATTTCCCATTCCAGGGATATTACCCGGTTGTTCAACAGCATCTTTCTGACAAGAAGAAAAAGAGATGATACCAATTAGGAATGCAACTAGTAATAATTGTATTTTTACATTACTCTTCTTAAATATATGAAGAGTACTCCGTATACCTGAGGTATTGTACTTGTTTTTCATGTTTTCCCTTTTTAGAATATAGAGTCAAACTTCCGGCAATAACATTTAAATGTCAATCTAATTGTGACAAAAGGAATGTTTTTATTGACTAACACAACGAATGGGCGTTATTATATTTTTGATAAAAATAAGAGATGCTTACGGAGAAAGCTAAAGTAGTGGGTTCCGGATTAGTAATACTCTGGTTTGGTTAATACTTTAGCTTCAGAAATAAGTAGATTATCTTTAATATCTAAGATGATTTTTTCGATTTCAGACTCACTTAATTCTTCTAAATCTAAAAAGTTTATTGCTGCATGTAGAGTAGAGACAGTACGAAACTGAAATCGCTGGTGTATACGGAGTGAACTCAAAATATTACTAAATGCAACTTGATTAGGAGTTGTGGTTAGAAATACTGAATATCGTTTTTCTTGCAATACCGAATTAATTCTAATGCAATTGGCAAAGTTTTTCATTGCTTCCATATTAATCTCTAGCTGGGCATCTCGTAAATCAAAGAGAACCTTTAAATTATTGTGATAGTTATTATCAGTTAAGCTTGAAATAATATTATCATATATATCGCTTATGGCTGTATTATCTTGAAAATAACGTATTAATAAATTATATTCAGTGAATATTTTATACGTATGATTGTTTTGCATCATGTTAAAAATGATATCTTATCATTAATGTTTTTGTTTCTCATAGCAAATGTAGATATGTTTTGTTCTTCAAAATATGATAAATAACAATAGGAGAATTGTAATAAATTCTAGAACTAGTTAGTCGGTTTGTAATCATTGGTTTGGAAAATTTAATCTGATTTTTATCACATTGCTTGTCAATAATTATCTTTATAACTTGCAACATTTATGTAATAGGTAAAAAAGTACCTTATTTGAATGATTCAATTATTAACTTAAATACCCATAGTATGAACTTTATGAAGTGGGCTTTGATAGCTCTTGTTTTTAGTACTACATTAAGTGCTTTTTCGCAGCCGCTGTGGATGCGATACCCAGCTATTTCTCCTGATGGAAAACAAATTGCTTTTTCATTTAAAGGAGATATTTATAAGGTAGATATAAATGGAGGAACTGCAGTTCCTTTATCAATCCACCCTGCACATGATTATCATCCGGTATGGTCACCTAATGGCGAATCGATTGCTTATGCATCTGATCGCTATGGTAATTTCGATGTTTTTATTATTCCTGCAGAAGGTGGAGTATCCCGTCGTTTAACTTACCATTCAACCAATGAAGTACCATATTCTTTTACACCTGATGGACAAAATATTGTTTTTTCAGGTAGAATATTGGATGATGTAAATTCTGCTCAGTTTCCTTATGGTCGATTTCCCGAATTATATAATGTAGCCATTGCTACGGGAGATGTTACACAGTTACTAACGATACCTGCAGAAGAAGTGTGTTTCAGTAAGAATGGCGATTTTATGCTTTATCAGGATTATAAAGGATATGAAGATCCATGGAGAAAACATCATACATCGGCAGTTACGCGCGATTTATGGAAATATAATATTGCTGATCAGACTTATACACAAATCAGCTCGTTTAAAGGCGAAGACAGATATCCAGTGTTAGCTGCCGACCAAAAAACGGTTTATTATCTGAGTGAGCAATTTGGAAGTTTTAATGTGTGCAGTTTTTCAATGGATAATCCTGAAAAAGTAAAGCAGATTTCTTCTTTTGATAAGCATCCACTTCGTTTTTTAACTATTTCGGATAACGATGTGCTTTGCTATGGTTATAATGGTGAAATTTATACTCAAGTTCCGGGTAAAGATCCTCAAAAAGTGAATATCAAAATTAATATTGATAATGGTGATCATGAGCTGGAATATAAAAGCATGAGCAGTGGAGCCAATGAAATGGATTTGTCGCCCAATGGAAAAGAGATTGCTTTTATAGTTCGCGGAGAGGTTTTTGTAACTTCAACAACATATGGTACCACCAAACGAATTACTAATACACCAGAGCAAGAACGCTCGGTAAGTTTTAGCCCTGATGGACGCTCGTTGGTTTATGCATCAGAACGTGATGGAAGCTGGAATTTATATCAATCAACTATTGTTAACGATGATGAATTATATTTTGGGAGCTCTACATTAATCAAGGAAGAGCCAATATTGGAAGTGGATGCCGAAACCTTCCAGCCACATTACTCACCAGATGGTAAGGAAGTAGCTTATCTCGAAAATCGGGTGACTCTTAAAGTCATTAATCTGGAATCAAAAGCTGTACGAACTATAT includes:
- a CDS encoding histidine kinase, whose protein sequence is MSIPQLCIALVFFTNAIICSAATNFNYLKKAKTYINTDLDSAYYYANKAVEHYHDYHNDSCEIESLIFKHKLAYFKGMPDTAKSLIQNLYHKLNLLKDTSHKRYFHAQITGLEGGLYMDAGNYNKADSCYTTISQLIKNGEYTNILMMAKLNLGIVKKNQGNLYESFLNYKDALRLSELVADYDMQFSILNMIAQILIQVDEADKGIEYLKQAGHLKDSVLYIGYIAEWHANMGYALYTKRKYSKSIEFYNRSLQIALKNKLPFYEALAKTNIGEIYLDLAELDKAYININEGLNLFDKLKSMYGKFYAISLMGGYYFQKEEYSKAKNYFLKANDMINDIEIIPELKKRHYQRQYKLYKKIKKPELALNSYEQYQLAKNDIINTEVKWKVQKLERNLHLAEKEKQVQNQAQEIHKKEYEIKLYKSRNWLLISLSFILVSLFAYLIIYMRLKRIKDKAVYKAELDKIITGYQLRSIQNQLSPHFIFNALNNFWNFFKQEDKQRAHSFLNRLSKLLQSTLEHADNSTITLQEEMDFVINYLELESICCQQKFKYNINISNNVNCQFKVLPMCIQTHVENALKHGIKPKKSSGRIEVNVEAQNNNIVVTVEDDGIGRLQSQNLKIPSTGVGLKTQQQMIELFNARNPEKMNMEIIDLLDPHKSVFGTKVILRIPLHYSYSVN
- a CDS encoding T9SS type A sorting domain-containing protein → MKYLILFVLSTTFFKLSAQYQGPIPAITEAYGSNGEYNVEVLNITNDYWALRDISVFYPTATSKPVPTIFYSHGYASVDTAFHIETLRHLASRGYAVVFVPYKSIGVDNSERYATLRDGFIKTARTATSIIDTTRVGFFGQSFGGGATPTNAYKLFTQFNWGSNGRFMYCSAPWYSFEISQEELQNYPSDCNLLTVLYDDDTSNDHRMGMDIFNAIAIDKSHKDCLIAYSSTINGYVYEADHTLPVQYTNNAEFDALDYYVTFRLLDALADYTFTGNVTAKQIALGNGSTEQIEMGLLPNLLWSDNPVPIYDEAKYNSPCGSENNPRSNYCDSSVGITIANFSESYPTIFPNPANDIINIGLPITPDNLLVEIYDSNGCLLLQEHNQTTININMFDTGIYFCLISIKHKQHCIKFVKTR
- a CDS encoding LrgB family protein, producing MTESLTNTHLFGILLTLGLYYGCIWLRKKTKQNWINPLLLSAFLIIIVLTQVHIPYEHYTKGAGFIHAFLGPVTVVLALPLYRQRKLLVQHKFSILGGIFSGVAASFISVIILCRVFNLNELLERSLIPHSVTTPIGIAVSNSLGAIEGITVISIIITGLLGAAIAKTIYKVLRITHPIAKGLTLGTSAHVLGTTKAIEMGETEGAVSSLAIGVAAITTVITAAILQLTGWY
- a CDS encoding CidA/LrgA family protein; this translates as MKIFKQLFIILAINFAGELISETLSVPLPGSIIGMLILLALLLLGIVKEEHIAETSTFLLDNMPFFFIPAGVSVMVSYQFLEGHLAATVSTIVLSTIFVMVVTSLATQFLIKSKKND
- a CDS encoding DUF6629 family protein; the encoded protein is MCFSAEVSFGASAVISTVGIVALLKNKQQDKVYFAMIPLMFGVQQFFEGWLWISLENDGYKYVESVATIGFLIFAQLIWPVWVPLSTYNLENNQNRKKWMRIALLVGITLFVILGYRMLMYPVSAQIDGHHVFYQVGHFQSTNWWSGILYLLPAVIPFAISSNHQINYLGVAMLLFFIVAKVFYLKYMISVWCMFAAVLSIYIVFILKKER
- a CDS encoding serine/threonine dehydratase; amino-acid sequence: MSLSIEDIRQAQQRIHLFINRTPILQSTLLNEWLQHEVYFKAECFQKIGAFKVRGACNTLSWLRENNIHPSKIIANSSGNHAQAIGYAANRFGIPATIYMPAYASKVKIQATKAYGAEVVLSENRLITDEKVREASLEKGTYWIHPFNHEQVIAGQGTAALEALQEVDNINALFAPCGGGGLLSGTLVASKGFSQSTQVIGAEPLNANDAAQSLRMGCIQQLAKTPQTLADGAMTMSVGDITFEYLKQLDDFYEVEESKIIYWTQWLTHLLKVHIEPTSAMAMEAAHQWLTKQKSKKRIMILLSGGNIDGHTQQAIWKDDYLQFPIN